GATGGGGAGTACCTGGTGGACGTCGTCGACGATGGTGTCCCGGCGGTCCTGCCAGGTCCGCCCACCGTCCGTGCTGAGGTGGATCCCGCCTGCTTCGACGCCCGCGATGAGGTGGTCCGGTCGCCCGGGCACCGTCTCGAGCGCCCGGAGCCGGGCGTAGTGCGGGTCGATGGGGGACTCCCAGTGACCGCGGGACGGCAGGTCGCGGAAGCCCTTCAGCTCGGCCCACGTCTCGCCGTCGTCGACGGACCGGAAGATGTAGGGGTCGTTCGTGCCGGCGTACAGCGCACCGTCGGCGGTGGCGAGTATCGACCAGACCTCGCTCTGGCCGGCGTGCCAGAACCGGTCGCCGAGCGGCACTCCCAGGTCGGTCCAGCTGTAGCCGCCGTCGAGCGACCGGTAGGCCCCTGTCGACGAGGCGACGAACACGCCCTCGGTGTGGGACCAGGATTCGACGGCCGTGACAACACCGCAGTCGAGCACCAGCTCGAGCTCGTCGCGCTCGAACGGCACGGAGTCCGCCCTGCACAACCCGTCGTCTGTCCCGATTAGCAGTGACATATGTGATGTGTTACATGGGCACATATTAAGTTTTTACCAAGCTGTAAAACGCTAAGTGGCAGGGCTCCGAAGGAGTGTCCAGTACGACCGTCGACGGACGGCCGGTCGACGGGGCGAGCCAGCGCGACGACCACCACCCAGCAATGACACCCGACTACCCCACCGCCCGACCGACGGACGCATCGCACCTCGAGGACCAGTCCGAGCTCCCGACGGAGCTGCTCAACCTCCCCTGGATCGACCCCCACAACCACGCCCACACCCTGTCCTGGGAGGATCGGGAGCGATACGCGCTGTCCGGCTGTCGGTCCATGGTGATGGTGGCATCGGGCTACCACTGGACCCCCTACAAGCCGGTGCAGGCGAGCGACATCAGGTTCCTCTGGGACGACGCCATCAACCGTCGTGCCGCCATCGAGCGGAACCACTTCTTCGAGGCGAAGCTCGGGCTCGGCGTCCACACCGGCGTCCGCATCGAGGACCCCGACGAACTGCTGGCCGCGATGGACGAGTACGCGGCGCTCGACGAGGTGGTCGCCATCGGCGAGACGGGTGTGACCCCGAGCCAGCACGTCGAGCGGTGGGAGCTGGACGAACAGCGAGCCGTCGTGGGGGCGCAGATGGAGCTCGCGAGGAGCCACGACCTGCCGGTCATCCTCCACACGCCGAACACGGGAACCGAGTCGAAGCGGGCGTACCGCGACGAACTGGGTACACCGGGGTACGAGAAGAACCCCGGGATGGGAACGGAGCCGGTGCTCGACCCCGAGAACCCGGCGCTGGAGTCGGTCAAACTCGATGTTCAGGCCGCCGAAGACGCGGGACTGCCGGAGCACCGGGTCGTCGCCTCGCACGCCGACCGGAACAACACCGACTACCTCATGGCCGAGACCGACTGCTACCTGAGCTACACCATCGGCCACTCCTGGCTCGTGGGCGTCGACGCCGCGGACGTGGCGAACGCAATCGACGAGTACGGCCCCGAACGGATCATGGTCGACACCGACTGCGCGAACGTCCTCCGCACCGACCCGTACGCACTCAAGCGGGCGATCTTCGAGCTGTACCGCTACGGCATCGACCCCGCGGACATCCGGACGGTCGTCTACGAGAATCCGAGGGACGTGTTCGGGCTGGCGGCGGAGTAGTCCAGCGAGGAGAGGGACCTACAGGTAGGCGCAGTCGTTCGTCAGCTCCCCCAGCTCCTCGACGCCGATGGTCACCTCGTCGCCATCCGCCAGCAGCACCGGCGGGTCGCGGTAGACGCCGACGCCCGGCGGGGTCCCGGTGAACAGCAGGTCGCCCGGCGTCAGCGTGAACGCCTGACTGCAGAACGAGACGAGCTCGTCGATGCCGAAGATGAGGTTCGACGTCGAGGAGTCCTGCAGCCGTTCACCGTTCACCTCGGCGTAGATGCCGAGGTCGTGCGGGTCGGACACCTCGTCTGTGGTCACGAGTTCGGGACCGATAGGGGCGAAGCCGTCGAGACTCTTGCCCCGGACCCACTGACCGTCGCCGTGCTGGAGGTCTCGGGCCGACACGTCGTTGCCGACGAGGAAGCCAGCGACGTAGTCAATCGCCTCGTCCCGGTCGACCCGCCGGGCCTCCCTACCGATGACCGCGACGAGCTCGGCCTCGTAGTCGACCTTCCCGGTGAGGTCCGGGTCCCACGAGATGGAGTCCTCGGGCCCGGCGACACAGGTGGGGAACTTCGAGAACAGCACCGGCGACTCCGGGATGGGGTTGTCGCCCTCCTCGGCGTGGTCGCGGTAGTTCAGGCCGACACAGACCACCTTCTCGGGGCCGGTGACCGGTGCGTGTCGGTCGAGGTCCGCCGGTTCGTAGCGCCCGGTCCCGGTCGCCGCGGCGTACTCGACCGCGAGGTCGACCTTCTCGCGCCAGCGCCAGGTGTCGAGCAGGTCGGTTGTCGTCTGTGGGATGTCCACGCCGGCCTCGGTGCCGGCCTCTGCGACGTTCACTACATGGTCGTCGTGCAGGACGCCGACCCACGGGTCGACGCCGTCCGTGCTGTATTGTCCGATTCTCATGGTGTATCAGGGTCGCGTGTCGACAGTGGCTGGGTACGGGAGTTCGGTCAGAGGTCGATACCGGCTTCCTCGACGAGGCGTCGCCCGGATTCGACGAAGCGGTCGTGCTCCGACTCGACCAGCGGGTTCAGGAGTTCGCCGTCGCGCTTTACCACCTCGCCGTCCACGAGGACGGTGTCGATGTGGTGCGGGTTCGTCTCGAAGACGACCGTCTGGACCGGCGAGTGCACGGGCGCGGTCATGAAGTCGCTCGCGTCGACCATGATAATGTCCGCCCGTTTCCCGGGCGTGAGCGTCCCGATCTGGTCCTCCATCTGGAGCGCCTTCGCGCCCTCGACGGTCGCCATCTCGAGGGTATCGCGGGCGGTGAGCGAGACCGACGTGATCTCCTCACCGGCTTCGAGCTCCGGCTGGTTGTCCAGCATCCGCTGAGTCTGCAGGCCGATGCGCATCTGTGTCGTCATCTCGCCGCTGACGTCCGAACAGACGTCGACACCCCAGGCGACACGCCCGCCGGCCTCGTGGACCTTCCCCGTCACCGGGATACCGTGGCCCATCTGCATCTCGACCTCGGGGGTCGACGAGAACGAGACGCCCTCGTCGACGGCGTGCTGGATGTCCTCCTGCGAGAAGTGGTTCGCGTGGGCGAGGTTCACGTCCGGGCCCAGCATGTCATCGAGACAGCCGAAGCCCTGGTACTCGGGGTTGTACTCCGAGGATGGCCACTGCGCCGCGCCCATGTGGATGCTTGCGAGCGCGTCCAGTTCGCGGGCGAGTTCCAGGTCGGCGCGGGCGGTCTCGTCGACGCAGAAGTCTGGCCCACGGAGCCCGAGCCCCAGACCGAGCAGGTCGTCGTCCCGGATCCGTGTGTCGTAGACCTCGCGGATCTGTTCCTCGGGGAGACCCACGTCGCTCTCGTACCACCACTTCGCCGCGTCGTCACCCGGCGGCCCCCAGGTGTACACCGCTCGCAGTCCGGCATCCTGCAGCGCGTCGACGCCCCGCTCGGCGTGTTCGACCGAGTTGGGGTACGACCAGTCCAGGGCCGTCGTCGTTCCCGTGTAGAGCTTCTCCAGCCCGCCGAAGAGCCCCCCGAGGTACATGTCCTCGGGCTGGTAGAGCCCGGTAATGTTGCCGAGCATGTGCTCGAAGTACTCGCCCATGAGCGACCAGTCCCCGGCGATACCCCTGACCTGTGCCTGTGCGAGGTGGATGTGCGAGTCGACGAACCCCGGGAGTACGATGTGGTCCGTGGCGTCGATGACCTCGGCGTCGGGTGCGCCGAGGTTCCGCCCCACGTCGACGATCTTGCCGTCCTCGATGAGCACGTCGGCACCGCCCATCTCCCCGAGGTCGGGGTCCATCGTGACGAGCGTGCCGTTTCGTATGAGTGTGACTGACATACTCAATAACACAGTCTGACCAGGAGGTTAAAAGTTTACCGAGTGGTAAACAACCTCGCCAGCGCTGCCACAGGCAATCGAGTTATGTAGCTCCCGGATGGAGTGAGGGTATGAGCGAATCGGACGAGAAGGTCTCCGCGAAGGACACCGAGGAGGTAATCATGGAGGCCACGTTCCGTGCCC
The nucleotide sequence above comes from Haloarchaeobius salinus. Encoded proteins:
- a CDS encoding sialidase family protein, whose protein sequence is MSLLIGTDDGLCRADSVPFERDELELVLDCGVVTAVESWSHTEGVFVASSTGAYRSLDGGYSWTDLGVPLGDRFWHAGQSEVWSILATADGALYAGTNDPYIFRSVDDGETWAELKGFRDLPSRGHWESPIDPHYARLRALETVPGRPDHLIAGVEAGGIHLSTDGGRTWQDRRDTIVDDVHQVLPISEDVWLATTGYLDHDLENLGLGHAVGEGGLWRTVDAGDSWTRIDRGNDYSYIRCVFVHEGTVFFGGGEEAPPAWVNDEHGVALFESTNFCRDLERVSYPGEPHEVVETWAVHDGDVICGSGLFDVPDQRDDVEGRIMRRSEGGEYETVGRVSANVSRLEVV
- a CDS encoding amidohydrolase family protein; this translates as MSVTLIRNGTLVTMDPDLGEMGGADVLIEDGKIVDVGRNLGAPDAEVIDATDHIVLPGFVDSHIHLAQAQVRGIAGDWSLMGEYFEHMLGNITGLYQPEDMYLGGLFGGLEKLYTGTTTALDWSYPNSVEHAERGVDALQDAGLRAVYTWGPPGDDAAKWWYESDVGLPEEQIREVYDTRIRDDDLLGLGLGLRGPDFCVDETARADLELARELDALASIHMGAAQWPSSEYNPEYQGFGCLDDMLGPDVNLAHANHFSQEDIQHAVDEGVSFSSTPEVEMQMGHGIPVTGKVHEAGGRVAWGVDVCSDVSGEMTTQMRIGLQTQRMLDNQPELEAGEEITSVSLTARDTLEMATVEGAKALQMEDQIGTLTPGKRADIIMVDASDFMTAPVHSPVQTVVFETNPHHIDTVLVDGEVVKRDGELLNPLVESEHDRFVESGRRLVEEAGIDL
- a CDS encoding TatD family hydrolase, which gives rise to MTPDYPTARPTDASHLEDQSELPTELLNLPWIDPHNHAHTLSWEDRERYALSGCRSMVMVASGYHWTPYKPVQASDIRFLWDDAINRRAAIERNHFFEAKLGLGVHTGVRIEDPDELLAAMDEYAALDEVVAIGETGVTPSQHVERWELDEQRAVVGAQMELARSHDLPVILHTPNTGTESKRAYRDELGTPGYEKNPGMGTEPVLDPENPALESVKLDVQAAEDAGLPEHRVVASHADRNNTDYLMAETDCYLSYTIGHSWLVGVDAADVANAIDEYGPERIMVDTDCANVLRTDPYALKRAIFELYRYGIDPADIRTVVYENPRDVFGLAAE
- a CDS encoding fumarylacetoacetate hydrolase family protein yields the protein MRIGQYSTDGVDPWVGVLHDDHVVNVAEAGTEAGVDIPQTTTDLLDTWRWREKVDLAVEYAAATGTGRYEPADLDRHAPVTGPEKVVCVGLNYRDHAEEGDNPIPESPVLFSKFPTCVAGPEDSISWDPDLTGKVDYEAELVAVIGREARRVDRDEAIDYVAGFLVGNDVSARDLQHGDGQWVRGKSLDGFAPIGPELVTTDEVSDPHDLGIYAEVNGERLQDSSTSNLIFGIDELVSFCSQAFTLTPGDLLFTGTPPGVGVYRDPPVLLADGDEVTIGVEELGELTNDCAYL